The sequence below is a genomic window from Coffea arabica cultivar ET-39 chromosome 8e, Coffea Arabica ET-39 HiFi, whole genome shotgun sequence.
TGCCTGGGTTCTGACATTAGTTACTTTCACTGGACTCAGAAAGTGGTGGTGAAATTGGGCATACATGATGACAAAGATAAGCAGAAGGCCTTGAAAGCAGTTTCCAGCCTCTCAGGTACTACGAGATGATGACGTACCCCAGTTGAATCGAATTATAGATGGGATTTGTATGTTATTCAAGATTTTACTGACAAGATCTTTTTGTTGATTCAGGCATTGATTCTCTTTCTATTGACATGAAAGAGAAGAAATTAACGGTGGTTGGGGATGTTGATCCGGTTGATGTGGTTAGCAAATTGAGAAAATCCTGGCACACGGAAATAGTGACAGTAGGGCCGGCAAAGgagcaagagaagaaaaaggaagaaccCAAGAAAGAGGAGAAGAAGGATGATGGGAAGAAAGACGAAAAGAAGTCTGAAAGTGAACAGATTGCTGAGCTTTTGAATCGTTACAGGAGCTACAATCCCTATTTGACACAGCAGTATGTTGTCCACAGCGCAGAAGAGGATCCCAATTCTTGTGTCATCTGTTAAAATTTGACAGCGTGGATTTTGGAGAGTTGATGGTTATGGTTCTGGTGGACTTAAAAATCCTAGCACTACTTTGATTTTGTTTATACATATGGAGGATACGAAGTATAGAGAGGGTAAATTATTGGTATATGGAAGGAATAAATTTTGTAACTAAGTATTACTATTTTGTGGCTTAATTCCTTGGAGATTGTTGGCATAACGAGGGAGGATGCATTCTCCTTCCTGGATGAATTTGTTGCTATTGCATTGTAGATCGACCCGAAATGATACATTTTATGCATAACGAAGTTCTTGAAATTCACTAAGAAAGAATCGAGTTTGACACAAATGCATGGCATGAGAGCTTCTTGTCAAATGTGGATTTAATTATAGTGCTGTTGAGATATATTGCTTTCGTCTTTTTACTTCACATATTTCAAATCGTTACGTTAcattatatttttctacaaaagctCTTacaaatagcaatccaaatgacGTATCAGAATCCAGAGCCAAGACTTGATTAAAGAATTTTCAGACCCTCGGGTTGCTCAACCGACATTCCTAATTGATCATCCCATTATATTGCTTTTCTTGACAAATCACCAGTAAAAGCCAGAAAACGTCACTGTCGAGTGTTAAAATTTGATTACAACCTACCAGAACTGCACTGCGGCTGCtggtatttttttaaaattggaaTAGTTCTATAATTCTATACAATAATCTCCTACGCACTCTTCTTATGCAATACAAAAGCAACTATGAACAGTGACTAGCAGTTTATCATCCTCCAAAGCAACAGCcaccaagtttttttttttttttttttttaattttttacagTGTCACATTATGATGAAAACGCATGTTCAACTTCAACCCCGGCAATTTGAAGAAAACATGTGTTCAACTCCGGTAAAACTGACCAAGATGCAGAAACTTTGAAGTGAAGAATTTAGAAGTACCACACAGATGAGCTGTTTGCTATCGCTAAACTTTTTTGAATATTCAATCGTTTTTCTTAATGAGCAGCTATTAAACAAGTGGCATATTGACTTTTGATCCCTCGTCTCTAAGAACGCATATCTCCAGCATCATATCGCTAAACTTTCCGGCAGGTCCCTCAACTATTCATTTTGCATGATTTTGGCCTCCTCTCAACTATAAATTGTTGCAAATAAACACttgaataatatatatatatataaaaaaaagagcTTAATTTAAGGATTTCTGTCAATTTTGGACATTAAATGTAACGGAATTAGGGACAAAATTGACGAAACAGAAAAATCAACTCACAATTTGATTAAAAAACCCAACTATATATTAAGTCAAATAACAACATGGAGTTTAATTCTTCTTCCTTGTTCTTTATCTTCCACCTTCTCTACCCCTAACTTGATGAAACAATCAGTCAACGAGACTTTTTAGACTATTTTCATGGGTTGATTTTTTTGGGCCTAATTCCGTCACCTCTGACGGCCAAAGTTGACAGAAGCccttaaattaaaatttttgttcttttgttcaAGAGTTTATTTGTGATAATTTATAATTGAGAGGCCAAAATCGTACAAAGGCAACAGTTTAGGTGCTATTTAGAAAGTTTTCTCCATCAAAATCGGTTTTATATATGGGGCAGAAAAATACAACTTCGTGATTTATACAGAATGCTTAAATTATCGAATGAATATATGGCATGGTAATGGGATAGTAGGCATGGTATGGATGGATTTAGCTGTATGCAGATGACTTTGTTATCTATCTCGAGTTTAGGACTCGGTTTCAGCAATGATACCCTTATTAATTACCTTTTGTTGTTGTGGGATTAGGATCGTTGCCATAGATAAGTAGAAACTTGCTATCGTATTGATCAAGGGTTCCAATATTAATGTTGATCAAGGATTGCTAAAACTTGAAAGGCACACAATCGCAAAATTTAATCAGTGGTAGTTAGAGCCATAATTAGGTTCTCTGCTGATGCCAGTAAATAAGGATCAGGCTGAAGGAAAGAACAAATAACTCGCACTAAATTATTATCCTACCAGAACATATAGTTCAATTGATTTTCCCTCCAGAAGGATGATCAAAGGTGGCTTCAGTCATGATGCCGTCTTTCAAGTTCAAGAGCCATTTGGTGTGAAATCCGTAGCTATTCGGTGTTAAACATTTTTTAATTGACCTAATCTGTTCGGCATATGTATGTTAGTGAATGAGGTGGTCCATAAGTTTAAGTTTAGTTGGACAAGGAATTAAATAGAGCAATTAGTTAGGTATTGTGTGAAGAAGTCTCTGCACATTCAATATTTCCATGATGCTTCTTATACCGTTTTCTTTAGGATCCACGACTTATGCCTCCACTTTCATCTTTTAGTTTCGTTTATAATATGCATCAAACCCATCCATACAAATCACttgcaaacatatatatatatatatatttactgtTATTTTTGATTGCTGTTAAAACATGGAGTAAAAGATTCCTGCTAGGGAAATATAGATTTAACAAATTGATTCTGCTTCAAAACGTTGAAAGTTGAtgccaaaaaagaaataaagagaaaaaCTTTGAACCAAATAAAATACAAGATTAAATAAAGTCTGGTTTCCAAAATGTTGAATAGCCAATACCCATAATCTATACTAATATAAATGATCTGGATTTCCAACCTGGCCATACCATACTAAACAAACAAGGTCAGCAATTTAAG
It includes:
- the LOC113703257 gene encoding heavy metal-associated isoprenylated plant protein 39; translated protein: MADMKKVVVKLGIHDDKDKQKALKAVSSLSGIDSLSIDMKEKKLTVVGDVDPVDVVSKLRKSWHTEIVTVGPAKEQEKKKEEPKKEEKKDDGKKDEKKSESEQIAELLNRYRSYNPYLTQQYVVHSAEEDPNSCVIC